Genomic segment of Nostoc sp. TCL240-02:
AACAATTCCGAAAGTGAATGTGATTACTGGCCCTGGTAACATTTATGTCACCCTTGCGAAAAAACTTGTTTATGGCACCGTCGGTATTGATTCTTTGGCAGGCCCCAGCGAAGTGCTGGTGATTGCCGATGAAAGCGCAAATCCGGTGCATGTAGCTGCTGACTTGCTAGCCCAAGCCGAACACGATCCAATGGCGGCAGCAATCTTGCTGACGACAGATGCGGCTTTGGCGAAAAACGTGCAAGTAGCCTTGGAAAGACAGCTAGTAGATCATCCACGGCGAATAGACACAGAAAAAGCGATCGCTCATTATGGGTTGATTGTCCTTGTGGAATCGCTCCAAGCAGCAGCAGAACTCTCAAATGAATTTGCCCCTGAACACCTGGAATTAGAAGTAAAAGACCCTTGGGCACTCCTACCACAGATTCGCCACGCTGGGGCAATCTTTTTGGGTTACTCTACACCAGAAGCTGTAGGAGACTATTTGGCAGGGCCTAACCACACCTTGCCAACTTCTGGCGCTGCCCGCTATGCTTCGGCGTTAGGGGTAGAAACTTTCCTCAAACATTCCAGTATTATTCAATACTCCCAAACTGCGCTGCAAAATGTGGCTGGTGCTATTGATGTGCTCGCAACAGCAGAAGGTTTACCTTCTCATGCTGATTCAGTCCGCCGCCGAATTCAGCAAGAGGAGTGATTTGGAATGGTTAATTTCGTTTAATACTATTGACAAAAGCGACTTTTGAGGTACCAGATAAAGCATTTGCTACACTGCTTTCAGGGTTTTGGCGGGCATCTACTAGACATTGCCCGCCTATTGTATTGTACTGACTGATTATGCAGTAAGCCTTAACGTCCCCAAATGACTGGCGAAAATATCTTCCTACAATATACTAGCGTCAAATTTGGGTGAAACCAATTCATCGCATAACCTCGAAAATATATACTAAGTAGGTCAATATAAAAATAATTTAGTGTAGCTGCTAACAAGTTTTACTACATACTTATGTAACGGGGTCTACTATAGGAGACGAGAGCGGTGCTAAAGAATATTTTGATAGCTCTGGATGGTTCGGAAATGGGAGAACGAGTAATTCAGAGTTTAGATAATTTGGTGTTATCAAAAGATGCCAAGGTTATTATCTGTCATGTATTTCCTACACCAGAGTCTGAAATGGAAATACCTGCTGATCGTCCTCAGCCGGAGTCCCCAACATTTTCTTATTTTCAACTGGAAAAACAGCTGCAATCCTATCAGCAAAAATTATCAGTCCCAAGTGAGTTAGAACTGGTAACTGGCGATCCTGCCGAAGAGATTATTCGTCTTGCCAATATTTACAAAGCTAACTTAATTATAATTGGTAGTCGGGGATTGATTGGCATGAAGCGAATTGTCCAGCGTTCTGTAAGCAGTCAAGTTGTGGAAGAAGCTAATTGTTCGGTGTTGGTGGTAAAACCGAATTAGAATCAGGTCAATTGAAGTATGGGATTTCACTAATCAGAGACTCAATACAAGTAAGTGGGCGTAAATAATTGTTGTTGAGATAAGGCAATAGACAATCTTGCTATAGGCAATACGTATAAGGGTTTTAACCTAGTTAATTTTTATTTACATAATTTGATTTTATTGTGCCAACTTACTTAGAATATTCTATTGCTGTCAACGATTATCTGAAAGGCACTCTCGACTATTATATTGCAGCGCCTCAAAATTTATTAGTCAATGAAGCCAAACAATCAGCTTTAGTTCGAGGTTTTACTTAACTCACTGTTGAATTAATAGCCTTGACCAATGGACTAAATCTACATCTGAACTTCTATAGCAATCCGCTTTTATTTCTGTTTGCACAGCGTGGCGTAGCCATAATTATTTGCGTATGAGGCAATAGGCAATAGACAATCTTGCTACAGTCAAGAAGTCTCTTTGAGTTGCACTAAATGTTTTCAGAAATCAAATATGAGTCCTACCTAATATATGGAGCAGTTATGACTGGTTAAGACTGGCGTTTTAGAGTTTATCATCGTGCGAATCGTCAGGTGACTCAAGACCAGAAACGCTATCAAATTCTAGAAGATTTATCTGTCTTGGTAAAAATTGTTGCAGGTATTATTTCTGATTCTTGAACTTGGAACTAGGGACATAGAGACTAAGGAAAGAAGTCGGGGAGCAGGGAGTTGGGGGCAAGGGGTTACGGGCAGAATAAAAATTAGCTCTTCCCCCTCTGCTCCCTGCTCTCTTCCCCTCTGCCCCTTGTACCCTACACCCCAATTCCCAATACCTTCACATTCAGCCGATTCAATGTCCTTGAGTTGCCAGAAATTGACGCAAGCTCAACAAACTCAAGGTTTGACCCAAATTTAAAGGCAAAAGTGAAACTCCTTCCAAGCGGGATTGTACCCAACCTTCTCCCCAGTACCACTCATGGAACCCGTCAATACCTCCACTGAGCAGCAAACGGAGACAGTTGGATTTTACAACGTCTACTTGATGATGAATTGAGACTGGCCCTGTCCAGGTTGTAAACTGAAATCCTGGAATTAGTTCTTCTGGCATTCCTGGTGCAAAGCGTTGTCCCAAAAGCCATTTTTCTAGTTGTACCGGATGCAGCAGACTATCACGAATTGAATTTGTTGGCGCTTCAATTTCGATTCGTAGTTGACTTTGTTGAAAATTACCTAGCATTTTTCTAAGATTACCTAAAAGTGAGATATCGCTATTTCTAATATTGCAAATACAATCAGTGATTATTTGAATGTCACTTTTCTAGCAGCAGAGAACTTAGAATAGAAAAAGTGAACTTGTTAAGAAATGTAAGGTTATTCATGGCGGATCAGTTAATTCGTGCAACAGCAGCCGAAGGTGGAATTCGTGCCGTAGGTGTGATCACCACACGTTTAACAGAAGAAGCACGGCAGCGACACAAGCTTTCATACGTGGCAACAGCAGCACTGGGTCGCACTATGGCGGCGGGCTTGTTAATGGCTTCTAGTATGAAGCGAAGTGGATCAAGGGTCAATGTGCGGGTGAAGGGCGATGGCCCTTTAGGCGGCATATTGGTAGATGCCGGCTTAGATGGTACGGTACGCGGGTATGTGGGGAATCCATCTATAGAATTACCTCCTAATGCCAAAGGTAAGTTAGATGTTGGTGGTGCAGTGGGTGGTGGCTACCTCTACGTTGTGCGAGATGTTGGTTATGGTTATCCTTACTCTAGTACGGTAGAACTAGTTTCTGGCGAAATTGGCGATGATGTGGCTCATTATCTGGTGAATTCGGAACAAACACCTTCAGCTTTAGTTTTAGGTGTGTTTGTGGCAGCAGGGGGAGTAACTGCGGCTGGAGGATTACTAGTACAAGTGTTACCTAAAGCAGCCAGAGATGAAGCCCTCGTAGAAACCTTAGAATCACGGGTTGCTGGTTTGGCAGGATTTACGCCATTATTGCAAGCTGGGAAGAATTTGACTGAAATCTTTAGCGACCTCTTGGGAGACATGGGCCTGGAAATCTTCTCCGAACGGCAAATGCTGCGCTTCCATTGCGGTTGTTCTTTTGATCGCGTTTTGGGGGCACTGAAAATTTTGGGAGAAACCGAACTGCAAGATATGATTGTTAAAGATAATGGTGCTGAAGCAACTTGCGACTTTTGCGGCAACGTTTACCAGGCAAGTAGCGATCAGTTAGCTCAACTAATTGCCGATTTGCAGACTGAATCTACTGTTTCAGTATAAAGTATAAAACGACACTAATTTTTGAGATTGAACATGGTATTCTGTGGAGAGGGATAATCAAAAAAAGTAGCTTTTTGATCGCGAGAAAGTTACTATGGCATCAATGGAATTATCGACCTAAAACAGAGCGCTATTCAATTATTTTGGTGTGAGAGATGACAGAGCGGGATATTCCAGACAGTTGGTCTTCAGCCAGTGATAGAGAGCCAGATCAAAACAAAAGATTATCCCGAACAGAACAATTCGGTGAAACTCAACCATTTGGTGTCCCACCTACTGGTTCTACTTCCAAGTCAGTGAAGCGGCGAAAAAAAAACGATACACAAGGATTACCTATAAATAGTCATTCAGGAGAGACTGCCAAACTCAGTAGTGCTTCTGGGAAATGGCCACGCTGGATGAAAAGCTGGACATTGTGGCTAGTACTACTAATGTTGATTCCCGGCAGTGTAGGATTATTGGCAATGGCAATGCTGCTAAAGTTGCCGGCTGCTCCTAATTGCCCCTCGATTTTCTGGCCCCTAGCTAGTGCTTCTGTGCGGCTACATTGCGCTCAGTTGGCGGCTTCTAAGCAAACAGTCAACGACCTCTTGCAAGCGATCGCTCTGGTGAAGCAACTACCATCAAATCATCCGTTGCATGGAGAAATCGATCGTTTCATCGAAGAATGGTCGCGGGATATTTTGAAGCTAGCCGATCAAAGTTTCCAAACAGGGAATTTAGAGGAAGCGATCGCTACTGCTCGCAAGATACCCGAAGATGTGGCAGCCTATAAACTAGTTGATGAACAAGTTGACAAATGGCAGTCAATTTGGACAAAGGCAGAAGAAACATACAACGGTGCGATCGCAGAAGTAAAAGAGCGGCGCTGGCAATCGGCGTTCATGTTATCCGCCAAAATGCTGCGTGTAGACAATCAATACTGGGCGGGCACTAAATACGACCAATTGAATCGTCTAATCGCCGCAGCGCGAGAAGATGGCGATAAGTTAGGAAAAGCGGAAAGTTTAGCAAGCAGCAAAGTAGTCGATAATTTACTGGAAGCCATCAAGCTAGCTGAGTCTATTGGGCAGGAAAGTTATCTTTACCAAAAAGCTCAGGAAGCGATTCCCGCATTTGGACGCAAAATGCTGGAATTGGCACAGGCAAAACTAGACAAGCGGGATGCCGATGAAGCATTGAATATTGCTAGACAAATTCCAGAGAGTACAAAACTACAGGGTGAAACAGACGACTTTATCGCCATAGCTGACGCGAAAAGAAGTGCTTGGATAGGTAACGTTTCTGGTTTAGAGGCCGCGATCGCTCAAGCACAACAAATCGATCCTTCTAGACCAGTGTATAACGAAGCCCAGCAACTGATTGCTCGTTGGCAGTTGGAAATTGAAGATGTTGCCAATCTAGAAAAAGCGAGAATGTTGGCTAGCCAGGGAACAGTCCCTAATTTAACAGCAGCGATCGCCCAAGTACAGCTTATCCCTGCTAGTAACCCCCGGGCTACAGAAGCGAGGCAAGAGATAGATCGCTGGCAGGCCCAAGTGGAGACGATTGAAGACCAACCTTACTTAGAACGTGCCGAGCAGATAGCTGTATTTGATGATATCAACTCTTTGCAAGCTGCGATCGCTCAGGCTAGCGAAATTCGTAGAGGTCGGGCATTATATCCAGAAGCACGGAAAAGAATTCGGACTTGGATAGGAAAAATTCAGCGAATTCAAGACCAACCCTACTTGGATCAAGCACAAGAACTGGCTCAGAGTGGAAATCTCACCGCCGCCATTAGCGCCGCTCAACAAATTGCCTCGTCGGGAAGGGCGCTTTCACAAGAAGCGCAAGCTGCGATAAATGATTGGGAAGGGCAAATCCGTACTAGAGAAAACTGGAAAAAAGCCCAGGAAGTGGGCGCGGCTGGTACGCCAGAAGCTTTGGTTGAAGCAATACGGCTGGCAGATCGGGTTTCAAACAATAGCATTTTACGTATGGATGCGAATCTGGCTATTGACCAATGGAGTCAGCAGTTGTTAGAAATAGCCCGCTCTCAAGGTCAGTCTGATATTGCTAGAGGGATTGATATTGCAAAATCGATTCCACGCGGTAGTGCTGCTTACAGTGCGGCGCAAGAGCAAATTAAGACTTGGCAGGATTTTTTGAATCCTAAACCTGAGCCTCAGCCTCAACCCCAGACTGAATCTCCACCATTTCCTCAATCAACTACTAATGGGCAGTAATATCGTTATTTAAAGATTAAAACCTTAATTCAGCATTTTCAAAAGGTATATCAGGGATATCGGGGTGTAAGGAGAAAACTTCCTCTTTTAAGTAGGGTGCCACAGTAGCCCTTTCAAGGTGGGTAAAATTTTTGGACAATAATTCTTCTTTTCTCTGTGTTTTCTGCGTCTGAAGTGGTTTAATAAAATGCTTTTAAACCGCAGAGGCACAGAGAAGCCAGTGTCTTGGCCGGGTTCCCCGACTTGTAGCAACTGGCGCGACGCTGAGGAGAAAGCAGAGGTTTTAAGAGTCACCTTGAAAGGGCTAGGTGTCAGAGCTAGCTTTGCCACCCTACGAAAATTTATTCACCCCATTCTTTAATTACAGAAAATAGTGATGAGTAATCATCATCAGCAAATGACATTTTCACGGCTGTTTGCAAGATTTGCCGCACACCTTTAATACTGCTGAGATCCAAACTTCGAGATTTCGCTTCCGAGATAAACAATTCTGTATCTTTGAGCAAGTGTTTGGTGGGGAAATTTGGATCGGCATAATTGCCATCCAACATCCGTTGTAGCTTTTTGTCAAAGGTAGGTGCGTAGAGTGGACTGTCACGCAAGATTTGCATAAACATATCCACATCAACACCCTGACGCTGGACAAAAGCCAGACTTAAAGCAAAGCTAGTTGTTAGGGAAGCTATTAGTTGATTTAGTGCCAATTTAAGCGCCGCCGCAGATCCTACTGGCCCTATCAGTAAAGGTTCTGTCCCAAAATTTTGGAGTAACTTTAAGTGCCGTTGATATTGTTCTGGCTCTGCCCCTACCATAACGCTCAACTTGCCAGCTTGTGCTTCCGGGATACTCCCTAATACTGGTGCTTCTAAATACTCCCCACCACCACCAACGATTGCATCTCTAATTTCCTGGCTTTCTGTGGGAGTAATTGTTCCCATTTGGATGATTGTGCGCCCTTCCAAAGTTTGCCAAGAAGTATCTGAA
This window contains:
- the hslO gene encoding Hsp33 family molecular chaperone HslO, with amino-acid sequence MADQLIRATAAEGGIRAVGVITTRLTEEARQRHKLSYVATAALGRTMAAGLLMASSMKRSGSRVNVRVKGDGPLGGILVDAGLDGTVRGYVGNPSIELPPNAKGKLDVGGAVGGGYLYVVRDVGYGYPYSSTVELVSGEIGDDVAHYLVNSEQTPSALVLGVFVAAGGVTAAGGLLVQVLPKAARDEALVETLESRVAGLAGFTPLLQAGKNLTEIFSDLLGDMGLEIFSERQMLRFHCGCSFDRVLGALKILGETELQDMIVKDNGAEATCDFCGNVYQASSDQLAQLIADLQTESTVSV
- the hisD gene encoding histidinol dehydrogenase, which translates into the protein MLRIITQQADVTAELQRICDRTHDEQVLHKEATVREVLQAVKRQGDKAVLHYTAEFDKQTLKAEELRVTGSELDAAYQQVSKELLGAVRLACRQIEAFHRQRVPKSWVHFGDDEVVLGKRYTPVDRAGLYVPGGRAAYPSTVLMNAIPAHVAAVPHIVMVTPPGPGGVINPAVLVAAQEAGVQEIYRIGGAQAIAALAYGTETIPKVNVITGPGNIYVTLAKKLVYGTVGIDSLAGPSEVLVIADESANPVHVAADLLAQAEHDPMAAAILLTTDAALAKNVQVALERQLVDHPRRIDTEKAIAHYGLIVLVESLQAAAELSNEFAPEHLELEVKDPWALLPQIRHAGAIFLGYSTPEAVGDYLAGPNHTLPTSGAARYASALGVETFLKHSSIIQYSQTALQNVAGAIDVLATAEGLPSHADSVRRRIQQEE
- a CDS encoding universal stress protein, whose translation is MLKNILIALDGSEMGERVIQSLDNLVLSKDAKVIICHVFPTPESEMEIPADRPQPESPTFSYFQLEKQLQSYQQKLSVPSELELVTGDPAEEIIRLANIYKANLIIIGSRGLIGMKRIVQRSVSSQVVEEANCSVLVVKPN
- a CDS encoding chromosome segregation ATPase, which codes for MTERDIPDSWSSASDREPDQNKRLSRTEQFGETQPFGVPPTGSTSKSVKRRKKNDTQGLPINSHSGETAKLSSASGKWPRWMKSWTLWLVLLMLIPGSVGLLAMAMLLKLPAAPNCPSIFWPLASASVRLHCAQLAASKQTVNDLLQAIALVKQLPSNHPLHGEIDRFIEEWSRDILKLADQSFQTGNLEEAIATARKIPEDVAAYKLVDEQVDKWQSIWTKAEETYNGAIAEVKERRWQSAFMLSAKMLRVDNQYWAGTKYDQLNRLIAAAREDGDKLGKAESLASSKVVDNLLEAIKLAESIGQESYLYQKAQEAIPAFGRKMLELAQAKLDKRDADEALNIARQIPESTKLQGETDDFIAIADAKRSAWIGNVSGLEAAIAQAQQIDPSRPVYNEAQQLIARWQLEIEDVANLEKARMLASQGTVPNLTAAIAQVQLIPASNPRATEARQEIDRWQAQVETIEDQPYLERAEQIAVFDDINSLQAAIAQASEIRRGRALYPEARKRIRTWIGKIQRIQDQPYLDQAQELAQSGNLTAAISAAQQIASSGRALSQEAQAAINDWEGQIRTRENWKKAQEVGAAGTPEALVEAIRLADRVSNNSILRMDANLAIDQWSQQLLEIARSQGQSDIARGIDIAKSIPRGSAAYSAAQEQIKTWQDFLNPKPEPQPQPQTESPPFPQSTTNGQ
- a CDS encoding NAD(P)-dependent oxidoreductase encodes the protein MKVAFLGTGLMGLPMAQRLLAADIQLVAYNRTPEKLAPLQAAGAEIATHPRHAIRAAECVILMLTNAPAIYNVLLSDTSWQTLEGRTIIQMGTITPTESQEIRDAIVGGGGEYLEAPVLGSIPEAQAGKLSVMVGAEPEQYQRHLKLLQNFGTEPLLIGPVGSAAALKLALNQLIASLTTSFALSLAFVQRQGVDVDMFMQILRDSPLYAPTFDKKLQRMLDGNYADPNFPTKHLLKDTELFISEAKSRSLDLSSIKGVRQILQTAVKMSFADDDYSSLFSVIKEWGE